One segment of Anopheles stephensi strain Indian chromosome 3, UCI_ANSTEP_V1.0, whole genome shotgun sequence DNA contains the following:
- the LOC118512985 gene encoding uncharacterized protein LOC118512985, translating into MTSNMKHSGPMLLVALFLGSVWVAASASSTSAVECTKPRGTVCIIQALPALKGNDKTAVQFPDLSRRKVLKVLEGTLSNLSEPIALTLTVRILWMEELGMENAFVAPGFEELHLRANRLTTLETKSGSSFALKLLDVRQNRLKSAAQLEPFVQLEELHLDDNHLEQLDMSVFARMPNLRVLSAAGNGLTRIVPPISMLVLNELVTLSLGHNRLSSMEMKHLQLPSLRTLRLSNNSLEELAGLDGFEQFFDLQQMELAGNRWSCGWLLHALGNITVRRPSSDATASAGVTLDADANCSIEKVHGICCSITPMAGQPEGHLFVQEIGQVRVAIEQIDRRHEAFLRARTDTLNELKKTLQTQLDDLQSFFADQENESERAAVRATQIVQKERQLRDRYVTVSSATGDAERIEQERKRLLHFMVDMKNRLLRQAIETDSLWVQANAEKVNIERLFEERPHPTPRPNVESFQ; encoded by the exons ATGACTTCCAACATGAAGCACAGCGGTCCGATGCTGCT CGTTGCACTATTCCTCGGCAGTGTTTGGGTAGCGGCGTccgccagcagcaccagcgcgGTAGAATGTACTAAGCCGAGAGGAACTGTCTGCATCATCCAAGCGCTACCAGCTTTAAAAGGCAACGACAAAACTGCAGTGCAGTTTCCCGATTTATCCAGAAGAAAAGTATTAAAGGTGTTGGAGGGCACACTAAGCAATCTGTCGGAACCGATCGCACTGACGCTGACGGTGCGCATCCTTTGGATGGAAGAGCTCGGTATGGAGAATGCGTTTGTTGCTCCTGGCTTCGAGGAGCTACATCTTCGTGCTAATCGACTGACCACGCTGGAAACGAAAAGTGGCAGCAGTTTCGCCTTGAAGTTGCTTGACGTGCGCCAAAACCGGCTCAAGTCCGCTGCCCAGCTGGAACCGTTCGTTCAGCTGGAGGAACTCCACCTGGATGATAACCATTTGGAGCAGCTAGACATGAGCGTGTTCGCGAGAATGCCAAACCTGCGCGTGCTGTCAGCGGCAGGCAATGGTTTGACGCGCATTGTACCCCCGATCAGTATGCTTGTGCTGAACGAACTGGTAACACTGTCCCTGGGACACAACCGACTGTCCTCGATGGAGATGAAGCACTTGCAACTTCCTTCGCTGCGGACGTTGCGACTGAGCAACAACAGCCTGGAGGAGCTGGCCGGATTGGATGGGTTTGAGCAGTTTTTCGACCTCCAGCAGATGGAGCTGGCCGGAAATAGGTGGAGCTGTGGTTGGCTTCTGCATGCACTCGGCAACATTACCGTCCGGAGGCCGTCGAGCGATGCCACTGCCTCAGCCGGTGTTACGCTCGATGCGGACGCCAACTGCTCGATCGAGAAGGTGCACGGCATTTGCTGTAGTATTACGCCAATGGCCGGCCAACCGGAGGGCCACCTGTTCGTGCAAGAGATTGGTCAGGTACGGGTCGCGATTGAACAGATTGACCGACGCCACGAAGCGTTCTTGCGCGCTCGAACCGATACGCTGAACGAGCTGAAGAAAACGCTTCAAACCCAGCTGGACGACCTGCAGTCCTTTTTCGCCGACCAAGAGAACGAATCGGAACGTGCAGCGGTTCGGGCGACGCAGATAGTGCAGAAAGAACGTCAACTACGCGACAGATATGTGACGGTGAGCTCCGCCACGGGTGATGCCGAACGCATCGAGCAGGAACGCAAACGCCTGCTGCATTTCATGGTGGACATGAAGAACCGACTCCTCCGCCAGGCCATCGAGACGGACAGCCTCTGGGTGCAGGCCAATGCGGAAAAGGTTAACATTGAACGGCTGTTTGAGGAGCGGCCCCACCCCACTCCCAGGCCTAATGTGGAAAGCTTTCAGTGA